From the genome of Varibaculum prostatecancerukia, one region includes:
- the dcd gene encoding dCTP deaminase, giving the protein MLLSDRDIAKLCASGEVEIDPYDPKMIQPASIDVRLDRYFRLFDNHKYSVIDPALPQDDLTHLIDVGESAPFVLHPGEFVLGSTLERVRLADNIAARLEGKSSLGRLGLLTHSTAGFIDPGFNGHVTLELSNTATMPILLYPGMKVGQLCFFQLSSAAEKPYGSQERGSRYQGQRGPTASRSYLRFSCSEVPKMEETQ; this is encoded by the coding sequence ATGCTTTTATCTGACCGTGACATTGCCAAACTGTGTGCCTCCGGGGAAGTCGAGATTGACCCCTATGACCCCAAAATGATTCAGCCCGCCTCTATCGACGTGCGCCTGGATCGTTACTTTCGACTTTTCGATAACCATAAATACTCGGTAATCGACCCGGCGCTACCCCAAGACGACCTGACTCATCTAATTGATGTGGGGGAGAGCGCACCATTCGTCCTCCACCCCGGAGAGTTCGTGCTGGGATCCACCTTGGAAAGAGTGCGCCTAGCTGACAACATTGCTGCACGCCTGGAAGGAAAATCGTCACTGGGACGCCTGGGGTTATTAACCCACTCCACTGCCGGTTTCATCGACCCCGGTTTCAACGGTCACGTCACCTTGGAACTATCGAACACTGCGACTATGCCGATTCTGCTCTACCCGGGTATGAAAGTCGGTCAACTGTGTTTCTTCCAGTTGTCTTCGGCGGCGGAAAAACCCTACGGATCCCAGGAGCGAGGATCGCGCTACCAGGGGCAACGGGGACCGACTGCCTCCCGCTCCTACCTGCGCTTTAGTTGCAGCGAAGTACCGAAAATGGAAGAAACACAGTGA
- a CDS encoding MDR family MFS transporter produces MNSNNKLASPRGHSEVMQVLSGLLMVLFVAVMSITIIGTALPTMMAALSGSESQYTWVVTAAMLSATVATPVSGKLADMYDSKKLLIGAIGLFTFGSLLSGAVNAAWQLIITRIVQGIGMGAIMSLSQVVIALVIPPRERGRYNGYIGAVMAIANISGPLVGGFIVATPWMGWRWCLWISIPFSLAAMAVLWRFLKVPTPQITKPRIDFLGTALITASVSGTLIWLSLAGKTFAFASWQTAVMLTLSALFLVVFVLWELRFPEPIIPMWMFTQRTTLLAILGSISVGTAMVAPPLFFTQFFQISKGMNPALAGMALLPGMIGTFIASTLIGQLVSRIGRWKRFVVGGFVVMCLGILLITLVDQKTPYWFCALGMFLLGAGQGASMQNLVLAVQNGVKLRYMGAATSTVTFCRSMGGAIGIQVCGFVFTWEIARQVREGMAKLGQKGATMAESSTLELDKLNPAQQQVIRAAYAGALGDIFVPLLVLSLIGLVCVSLMKGSELISEYAEHEPDRHQATEHERELVRRALEKDQISKDLSALAQKRRQGVETGADIPAEDSQSASEDVPDSAACARRDMPQNPDEDEPDLGSANHNLG; encoded by the coding sequence ATGAACTCAAATAACAAGCTCGCTTCTCCTAGAGGGCACTCAGAGGTTATGCAAGTGCTATCAGGACTACTGATGGTGCTGTTCGTGGCGGTAATGTCAATAACTATCATCGGTACCGCACTCCCCACGATGATGGCGGCACTTAGCGGCAGCGAATCTCAATACACCTGGGTGGTTACCGCAGCGATGCTTTCGGCGACGGTAGCTACCCCGGTTTCGGGGAAACTCGCCGATATGTATGACTCCAAGAAACTACTAATCGGGGCCATCGGGCTGTTTACTTTTGGATCTTTGCTTTCTGGAGCAGTAAACGCTGCCTGGCAGCTGATTATTACCCGGATTGTGCAGGGCATCGGGATGGGCGCGATCATGTCTCTTTCCCAGGTGGTAATCGCCTTGGTGATCCCCCCGCGCGAACGCGGACGCTACAACGGCTATATCGGGGCAGTAATGGCGATTGCCAACATTTCCGGACCATTGGTTGGTGGTTTCATAGTAGCGACTCCCTGGATGGGATGGCGTTGGTGCCTGTGGATTTCTATCCCCTTCTCCCTGGCAGCCATGGCGGTGCTCTGGCGTTTCTTGAAGGTTCCGACACCTCAAATCACTAAACCGAGGATCGATTTTTTAGGTACTGCCCTGATTACTGCCTCGGTTTCCGGTACCTTAATTTGGCTGTCACTGGCCGGTAAAACTTTTGCTTTTGCCTCCTGGCAAACTGCGGTGATGCTCACTTTATCCGCGCTGTTCCTGGTGGTATTCGTGCTGTGGGAACTGCGTTTTCCGGAACCCATCATCCCCATGTGGATGTTTACTCAGCGCACCACCTTGCTGGCGATTTTAGGGTCAATCTCGGTGGGAACTGCAATGGTGGCTCCGCCCCTGTTCTTTACCCAGTTTTTTCAAATCTCGAAAGGGATGAATCCCGCACTGGCGGGAATGGCGCTGCTGCCGGGAATGATCGGTACTTTTATTGCGTCAACTTTGATAGGTCAGCTGGTTTCGCGGATAGGACGCTGGAAACGCTTCGTGGTCGGTGGCTTCGTGGTGATGTGCCTAGGTATTTTACTAATCACCCTGGTTGACCAAAAGACTCCCTACTGGTTCTGCGCCCTGGGGATGTTCCTGCTGGGAGCGGGGCAAGGTGCCAGTATGCAAAACCTGGTGTTGGCGGTGCAAAACGGGGTGAAACTACGCTACATGGGAGCTGCCACCTCTACGGTTACTTTCTGCCGGTCTATGGGAGGAGCTATCGGGATTCAAGTCTGTGGTTTCGTATTCACCTGGGAGATTGCTCGTCAGGTTAGGGAGGGGATGGCGAAATTAGGGCAAAAAGGTGCCACCATGGCCGAATCCTCTACGCTGGAGCTGGATAAATTAAACCCTGCTCAACAGCAGGTGATCCGCGCTGCCTATGCCGGCGCCTTGGGGGATATTTTTGTGCCCCTTCTGGTACTGTCGCTAATCGGATTGGTTTGCGTATCCCTAATGAAAGGTAGTGAACTGATTTCTGAATATGCAGAGCATGAACCCGACAGACACCAGGCGACCGAACATGAACGCGAATTGGTGCGCCGCGCCCTCGAAAAAGATCAGATAAGTAAAGATCTATCTGCCCTGGCCCAAAAAAGGAGGCAAGGGGTAGAAACCGGAGCGGATATTCCTGCCGAAGATTCCCAGTCTGCCAGTGAGGACGTGCCCGATTCAGCGGCCTGTGCTCGTCGAGATATGCCGCAGAACCCAGATGAAGATGAGCCAGATTTGGGATCAGCGAACCATAACCTAGGGTAG
- a CDS encoding DUF4235 domain-containing protein yields MDIGWKVASAASLAGAGLVANLVINTGWKLVTGHKPPQDGEEAAQSSLLEVVLFAAISGIAVTLIQRAAMRRTNSWYGGRQKDVLDLGN; encoded by the coding sequence ATGGATATTGGGTGGAAAGTAGCAAGTGCCGCCAGCTTGGCGGGTGCCGGACTGGTAGCAAACCTGGTGATTAACACCGGTTGGAAGCTGGTGACTGGCCATAAACCTCCTCAGGATGGGGAAGAAGCAGCACAATCTTCGCTACTGGAAGTAGTGTTGTTTGCCGCTATCTCGGGGATAGCAGTTACCCTGATTCAGCGAGCAGCCATGCGGCGTACTAATAGCTGGTATGGAGGACGCCAAAAGGACGTTCT